A genomic stretch from bacterium includes:
- a CDS encoding lamin tail domain-containing protein → MITTPTPEPLILPPDPYALMDYTLAKNLIVNEVLPNPSGNDGENEFIEIYNPNGSAVDLTGFYVDDADGGSSPHLLSDETVIEAGGYLVFYSRDTKITLNNTGDSARLLIPDKTVLISATVEKSPHEDWSYARKSDGSFAWTSEPTPGEENEFVTPTEEPSPISTPKPTATPKPTATPKPTATPKPTKAPKPSATPKGRIMASDSKTTRNYTVRRASGAVLGVSRTAKTVAIADLGKEETGTLVTIQGSVALLPGIFDTRLMYLSGSGVGVFLASSNYPKLVIGDTVSVTGVLVKPAREMFVSVRTGDDVVKEDSSASPEPHEINFNDLDDSKIGWLIRMEGKVSKNEINSFEFEKDGKAIKVLLGENKKEFKVGDNVSVVGILSAEGSGTRLLASEVKKVDSGEQETLNPSWLLLSARRWKTGASAGCFGLALAFAVFTLRVTPKVSSQNPMTKPQIPTKS, encoded by the coding sequence GTGATCACAACACCCACTCCAGAACCATTGATTTTACCTCCCGATCCTTATGCCCTCATGGATTATACTTTGGCAAAAAACTTGATTGTGAATGAAGTATTGCCCAATCCATCAGGTAATGATGGTGAGAATGAATTTATTGAAATTTATAATCCTAACGGCAGTGCGGTTGATCTCACGGGATTTTACGTTGATGACGCGGATGGTGGAAGTTCACCGCACCTTCTTTCTGATGAAACAGTTATTGAAGCCGGTGGATATTTAGTTTTTTATTCACGTGATACAAAAATTACTTTAAATAATACCGGTGATAGCGCGCGCCTGCTAATCCCTGATAAAACAGTTTTGATTAGTGCGACGGTGGAAAAAAGTCCGCACGAGGATTGGTCTTACGCCAGAAAATCCGACGGCTCTTTCGCGTGGACCAGTGAACCAACTCCAGGAGAAGAAAATGAATTTGTAACCCCCACCGAAGAACCATCGCCGATTTCGACACCGAAACCAACGGCTACGCCTAAACCAACGGCGACGCCGAAACCGACGGCCACGCCAAAGCCAACGAAAGCGCCAAAACCTTCCGCTACCCCAAAAGGAAGGATAATGGCTTCGGACAGTAAAACCACAAGAAACTATACAGTGCGTCGCGCGAGCGGAGCGGTCTTGGGTGTTAGCAGGACAGCAAAGACAGTAGCGATTGCGGATTTAGGCAAAGAAGAAACCGGAACATTGGTAACAATACAGGGAAGCGTTGCGTTGTTACCCGGTATTTTTGATACGCGTTTGATGTATTTGTCCGGTTCGGGTGTCGGCGTTTTTTTGGCGAGCAGTAATTATCCAAAGCTTGTCATTGGCGATACTGTTTCTGTTACAGGAGTATTGGTAAAACCCGCGCGAGAAATGTTTGTGAGTGTTAGAACGGGTGACGATGTGGTAAAAGAAGATTCCAGTGCGTCGCCGGAACCGCACGAAATAAATTTTAACGATCTTGATGATTCGAAAATTGGCTGGCTGATAAGAATGGAAGGAAAGGTTTCAAAAAACGAAATAAATAGTTTTGAATTTGAAAAGGACGGGAAAGCAATCAAAGTTTTGTTGGGAGAAAACAAAAAAGAATTTAAAGTGGGTGATAATGTTTCTGTGGTTGGGATTTTATCGGCCGAGGGGAGTGGTACGAGGCTTCTGGCGTCGGAAGTAAAAAAAGTGGACAGTGGTGAACAAGAAACATTAAATCCGTCTTGGCTTCTACTATCGGCACGCCGTTGGAAAACAGGCGCATCGGCGGGATGTTTTGGGTTGGCTTTGGCGTTTGCAGTGTTTACTTTAAGGGTCACCCCTAAAGTATCTTCCCAAAACCCAATGACCAAACCCCAAATCCCAACAAAATCCTAA